TCCCGAAGTATTCACCGCCAAAGGTCGTGACGGAAAAACGGATATGTGGGGAATCATCATTCGTCCCAGCAATTTTGATCCTGACAAAAAATACCCCGTTTTGGAGTATATCTATCAAGGACCGGGTAATCAATACGTACCCAAAACCTTTATTCCTTATAACTACTTTATGAGTGGTATTGCCGAACTCGGTTTTATTGTTGTCATGGTAGATGGGATGGGAACTTCTTTCCGTTCACGCACTTTCGAAAACGTATGTTACAAGAATCTGAAAGATGCCGGATTGCCCGATCATATTGCCTGGATAAAATCCGCTGCCCAAAAGTACCCTTATATGGACATAGATCGTGTCGGAATTTATGGTTGTTCCGCAGGTGGACAGGAATCAATGACAGCAGTACTGTTTCATCCCGAATTTTATAAAGCAGCATATTCTGCCTGTGGCTGCCATGACAATCGTATGGATAAGATATGGTGGAATGAACAATGGCTGGGTTATCCGGTTGGTGAACAATATAAAGAAGGATCGAATGTTGAGAATGCTCACTTACTCAGTCGCCCGTTAATGCTGGTAGTAGGTGAAATGGATGATAACGTAGATCCGGCTTCTACCATGCAGGTAGCAAATGCGTTGATCAAAGCCAATAAAGATTTTGAGTTAGTGGTTATTCCCGGTGCTCACCACACTATGGGAGAAAGTTTCGGTGAACATAAACGCTACGACTTCTTCGTGCGCAATCTATTAAATACAACTCCGCCGAAATGGAATGAAATAAAATAGTGAATACTTTGTAGAACAGTATCCACTACTTTATTCATAATCCGGTCAGTTACTTTTTCTATGCTCCAGAATCGTATCCATATTTTCCAAAGCCCAGCCCACTAATCCTTCAATATGCGGAATCAAAGTTCCTCCTGTATCTGTCAGATAATACTCTACACGGGGAGGTACTTCCGCATATATTTTCCGTTCAATCAAACCGTCAGATTCGAGCGTACGAAGAGTAACAGTCAGCATCCGCTGTGAAATATCCTCTATCGTTTTATGAATATCGCTAAAACGCATCGTACCATTCGCATTCAAAGTTATCAGTACCAGCATCGACCATTTGTCTCCCAAGCGGCTTATGACATCTCTTACAGGGCAATTCCCTGTCGGGTGAAAGTTTTTCATCTTTTTAACGTTTTGTATTATACTGAGTTTCAACAATAGTTACTTCCATGTAACTACCTTATTCTGAGGTTCGTTCTTGTATTTTTCAATTAAGGTAGATACATTTGCATCACAAAAGTAATAAACTTACTAAAAATAACTATTGTTTCATTTAAATAATTATGATTATGGCAAAGAAAGTAGCAGTTTTAGCAGTGAATCCGGTAAATGGTTGTGGTTTATTCCAATACTTGGAAGCCTTTTTCGAAAATGGCATTTCCTATAAAGTATTTGCCGTATCGGATACGAAAGAGATCAAAACCAATTCAGGAATGGTCCTAATAGTAGATGATGTGATTGCTAATCTAAAAGGGCATGAAGACGAATTTGATGCACTTGTATTCTCCTGTGGAGATGCAGTACCTGTATTCCAGCAGTATGCAAACCAGCCATACAATGTGGACTTGATGGAAGTCATCAAGACTTTCGGAGAAAAAGGAAAGATGATGATCGGACACTGTGCCGGTGCAATGATGTTTGACTTTACAGGTATAACAAAAGGTAAAAAAGTCGCTGTCCATCCGCTGGCCAAACCTGCCATTCAAAACGGAATTGCCACGGATGAAAAATCTGAGATAGATGGCAACTTCTTTACTGCACAAGATGAGAATACGATCTGGACAATGTTGCCGAAAGTCATAGAAGCATTGAAATAATGCCGGAAGTATAGAAAGGAATAAATCCACACACAAAAAGAATTATTCATACAATTGAATAATAAACTCATTCTTTCCTTTAAAACCAACGGCCCGTTCCTCGGTGTGCAACGGGTCCTTCCTTTAAAACCAACGAGCCGTTGGTTTTAAAGGAAAAACAGTCACCCATACAACATTCATAATCAACAATTTACGCATTCTGCTTTTAACAAGCAAATATTGCAGCTTCATTCATCAATAAAAACAGACAACAATAGGCTAATTATTGATAAAAACAAGTGCATCCTTTTTCGTACACCTACATATTTTTGGTTTACACATCCGCATAAGGTCGGATTCGAAATTCCTTGAACAATACATCTACTTTATTATTTTTTAATTGGATG
This sequence is a window from Bacteroides thetaiotaomicron VPI-5482. Protein-coding genes within it:
- a CDS encoding DJ-1/PfpI family protein codes for the protein MAKKVAVLAVNPVNGCGLFQYLEAFFENGISYKVFAVSDTKEIKTNSGMVLIVDDVIANLKGHEDEFDALVFSCGDAVPVFQQYANQPYNVDLMEVIKTFGEKGKMMIGHCAGAMMFDFTGITKGKKVAVHPLAKPAIQNGIATDEKSEIDGNFFTAQDENTIWTMLPKVIEALK
- a CDS encoding winged helix-turn-helix transcriptional regulator — protein: MKNFHPTGNCPVRDVISRLGDKWSMLVLITLNANGTMRFSDIHKTIEDISQRMLTVTLRTLESDGLIERKIYAEVPPRVEYYLTDTGGTLIPHIEGLVGWALENMDTILEHRKSN